CGGTGGGCAGCTGGGTGATCATCACCGAGACCCGGTTGCCGAAGGTGCCTTGCTGCTCGGGGGTCCGCACCGACATCGGGATGAAACTCGCGAGCGGCTGGTCGGGCAGCTCACCCTGCTTGTCGAGCCAGGACCGGAGCCCAGCCGTGCAGATCGCCAGGACGACATCGTTCACGGTGCAACCGAGGGCATTCTTGACGGCCTTGACCTCGCCCAGCGGCATCGAGCCGAAGGCGACGCGCCGGTGCGGCGATACCCGGGCCTGGAACCGGGTTCGTGGAGCGGTCACGTCGCTGCCACGCACGGACGCTCCACCCGCACTGGCCCGCAGGGCCCGTTTGACCAAGCGGCTGCTGCGAGCGATCGCCTTGACCCCGGGCAGGTGGCGGATCGTCGGAACATCGTCGAGGTGTGGCAATGCGGTGGGGCCGGCGCGCAGAATCCGCAGCGGCTGGCTCGCCAGCCCGGCCAGACCGCGGCCGAGCATCTCCACCTCCGACGGGTAGTTCTCGGCGGCGATGGTGGGTGCCGCTTCGCGGTCACGCCCGGTGGTGTCGTCGAGCAGGATGCTCATGACCTCGGCGCCGGACACGCCGTCGACCGCGGCGTGATGCATCTTCGTCAACACCGCGACGCCGCCGTCGTCGAGTCCGTGGATGACGTACACCTCCCAGAGCGGGCGGGCGCGGTCGAGTTGGCGGCCGATGATCCGGGCCACCTGCTCGGCGAGCTGGCGCTGGTCGCCCGGTGCGGGTAATGCCAGCTCGCGGACGTGGTACTCGATGTCGAACGAGCCGTCGTCGACCCAGTACGGGTAGTCCAGCGAGAACGGCACCTGCGCGAGCCGCCAGCGGAAGGTGGGCAGCAGGTGCAGGCGTTCGCTGATCAGACCACGAACCAGTGCGGCATCGAGTGGTTCGCCCGATGCGGTGTGGGAGTCATAGATGCCGAGGACGCTGACGTGGCCCTGGACCCGGTCGTTCTCCATGGCCAGGAACTGTGCGTCGAGGCTGGTCAGTTGTCGCATGTGAAGATCGTCCGTCGGTGACGTCGGCTTTCTCTTGTCTGCGCGCGCCAACGCGGTGCCCGGTGGTTGTCCAATTTGCGCACCACCGGCCGGAGCTGGCGCTACCGTGCAGTGCATGGAGCCGGCCTGGGCGGGCGCACAGGATGACGAGCAGCGGCGCGTGTGGTTGGCGGTGTTGCGTCCTGCAGCTGCCGAACTCGCGGAGCGGGCCGGTGAAATCTCGGCCGCGGTGAACGATTACACCCGCGCGCGGCTCGCCGACCTCCTCGTCAACGAACAGGCCCTCGAGGTCAATCGCGCGAGCACCGAGGCGAGCATTCGCGACTTCGCTCAGGTGCTGTCGTCCGGGGCCGATCCTGCCCAGGCGGCACAGCTGCAGTCACCGACTCTCGACTACGCCCGGGATGGGGCGCAACACGGCATACCGCTCACCATCCTCATGCGCAGCTATCGTCTCGCGCACGCCGCGACATCGACTCACTTCAACGCGATCCTTCAGCGCCATGCGAGCAACTCCGAAGAGCTGCGGCTCGCATCGGAGTTGGGTGGGGCGTGGATGTTCTCCTACGTCGACGCCGCGCTGTGCCTGGTAGAGGAGGCGTACACCGCCGAGCGGGATCGATGGTTACGCAGCGCCGCAGCCAGCCAAGCCGAGACCATCGGCACGATCCTGGCCGGCCAACCCATCGACACCGACGTGGCCACCCGGCGACTCCGCCACGAAGTCCGTCGTGTCCACGTCGCCGCGATCGCCTGGCTCGATTCTCATGAAGAAGGGCGCAACACGCAGGCCGTCCTCGAGGCTGCGATCCGCGATATCGCCTCCGCCATCGGCAATCAGAAGCCACTGGTGCATCCGCTCGGGATACTGTCGACGGCGGCCTGGATCAGCTCACACAGCCATATACCGTCGAAAGTGTTGGACGAGTTACGGTTCCGTACGGCAACTGCACCCGGAGTGCGCGTTGCCATCGGCGAGCCGGCACCGGGCATCGCCGGCTTTCGTTCCAGCTATGTGGAAGCGGTTGAGGCCCAACGCGTCGCACGTCTTGCGGACCGCCCGGCAGGCAGCGTCACCCGCTACGACAACATCGCGCTGCGGGCCATCGCGACCGCCAACCTCGACCAGGCGCGGGACTTCGTGCGACGCGAGCTCGGGCCGCTGGGGGCGGCGGACGAAACCACCCGGCGGCTGGCCGCCACGGTGCGCGCCTATCTCGACGAGAACTGCAGTCGTGGGCGAACAGCCAAGCGGCTTCACGTCCACGACAACACGGTCGCGTATCGAATCCGGCAGGCAGAGGAATTGCTGGGAAGGTCCTTGGAACGGCGCACGCTCGAGCTGCGCGTCGCGCTGGCCTTGGCCGACGTCGTCGCCGAAAGCGCCGATTCCGGGACGACGCCCGCGGCGGCGGCTTCTCTGCGGCCGGCCAACTGACTGACGCGCGCCCGGTCACACCCGCCCGAGCATCGCGTCGCGGACCCGCCCGACCCCGGCCAGGCGCGCGAGATCGCCGATCAGAACCGGTGCGACGGAACCGATCCCGGCGAGCAACCGCACAGCGGCCGACGCGACCGTGGTCTCCGGGGTGCCGCGCTCGATCGCTTCGGCGACCGCTCGCGCGACCTCCTCAGGCGAGCTGGTGCCGAATCCCCGCGGAAGGGCAACGCCCGTGTCCGCCAACATCCCGGCGTCACGGATCGGGCCGGGAAAAATCGTGGAGACGCCGACGCCGGTGCCGTGCAGCTCCTGGCGCAAGGCGAGTCCGAGCCCCCGCAGGCCCCATTTCGTGGCCGTATACACCGCGCCGTTCCCGGATGTCGCGATGAGGCCGGCGCCCGACGAGATGAAAACGATGTGGCCGCGGCCGCGCTGCTTCATCGA
The genomic region above belongs to Mycolicibacterium sp. HK-90 and contains:
- a CDS encoding SDR family oxidoreductase, producing MQLNGRSALVTGATGGIGRAIARELAGHGCALVVTGRRELELRNLVGELGPPARALTADLGNLSEVGDLMDRAGDVDILVANAGVGIPQDLAMLSDSEIEEAVRINLLAPTALARAAAVSMKQRGRGHIVFISSGAGLIATSGNGAVYTATKWGLRGLGLALRQELHGTGVGVSTIFPGPIRDAGMLADTGVALPRGFGTSSPEEVARAVAEAIERGTPETTVASAAVRLLAGIGSVAPVLIGDLARLAGVGRVRDAMLGRV
- a CDS encoding wax ester/triacylglycerol synthase family O-acyltransferase; this encodes MRQLTSLDAQFLAMENDRVQGHVSVLGIYDSHTASGEPLDAALVRGLISERLHLLPTFRWRLAQVPFSLDYPYWVDDGSFDIEYHVRELALPAPGDQRQLAEQVARIIGRQLDRARPLWEVYVIHGLDDGGVAVLTKMHHAAVDGVSGAEVMSILLDDTTGRDREAAPTIAAENYPSEVEMLGRGLAGLASQPLRILRAGPTALPHLDDVPTIRHLPGVKAIARSSRLVKRALRASAGGASVRGSDVTAPRTRFQARVSPHRRVAFGSMPLGEVKAVKNALGCTVNDVVLAICTAGLRSWLDKQGELPDQPLASFIPMSVRTPEQQGTFGNRVSVMITQLPTDVADPIERVRRINESMNVAKERQRALPASLLQDANHFIPPALFAQAARSLSRLAGVRGLNQPANAMISNVPGPSTPLYLGGARQRAQFPVSGVLDGIGINITVMSYQDSLEFGIVVDRELVDDPWPILAALGDGLAELRNATEDASPKKARS
- a CDS encoding CdaR family transcriptional regulator translates to MEPAWAGAQDDEQRRVWLAVLRPAAAELAERAGEISAAVNDYTRARLADLLVNEQALEVNRASTEASIRDFAQVLSSGADPAQAAQLQSPTLDYARDGAQHGIPLTILMRSYRLAHAATSTHFNAILQRHASNSEELRLASELGGAWMFSYVDAALCLVEEAYTAERDRWLRSAAASQAETIGTILAGQPIDTDVATRRLRHEVRRVHVAAIAWLDSHEEGRNTQAVLEAAIRDIASAIGNQKPLVHPLGILSTAAWISSHSHIPSKVLDELRFRTATAPGVRVAIGEPAPGIAGFRSSYVEAVEAQRVARLADRPAGSVTRYDNIALRAIATANLDQARDFVRRELGPLGAADETTRRLAATVRAYLDENCSRGRTAKRLHVHDNTVAYRIRQAEELLGRSLERRTLELRVALALADVVAESADSGTTPAAAASLRPAN